A region of the Actinomycetota bacterium genome:
CCCGCTGGACGCGGGGCGCGGCCCGCCGGAGCCGGGCCGCTGCGGACGGGGACGAGGCCAGGCCCAGGGAGACGAGGACGAACGGCACCCCGATGCTGGCCGCGTAGGCGACGAGCAGGAGCACGCCCCGGCCCACTTCGCCCGACACCGCGGCCAGGGTCAGAGCGGCGCCCAATAGGGGCCCCACGCACGGCGTCCAGGCCGCCCCGAAGGCCACCCCCAG
Encoded here:
- a CDS encoding cytochrome c biogenesis protein CcdA → LGVAFGAAWTPCVGPLLGAALTLAAVSGEVGRGVLLLVAYAASIGVPFVLVSLGLASSPSAAARLRRAAPRVQRAGGLAMVALGALLVTGAYGHLTSYLARFAPTVGL